One genomic segment of Bacteroidota bacterium includes these proteins:
- a CDS encoding L,D-transpeptidase family protein encodes MHFIKSKNLFQFILLLSVAAAISACNTKGNSVNEPIGSVKDTVVVLPFEPLITDSTAIANFTKQFPLFNYHSKDVNSFYENRNYEFGWFDSTGITQTATKFINLLNHLGDEGIHDTVIYITDLNNAVNNLITSENIYTGKNKLTEQIELLLTSEFFVYAQKVWGGISETESRELNWYVKRKTLSSTSLLDSILNGSSTAFTSFQPHYKQYELLKTQLKFYKALEDSVSWDSLFLPMDKKFLEQGDSYPVITLIKDRLYVLGDLETRDTTSFLDSITTIAVIKYQSRFGLTADGHAGQKFFETMNTPLSYRIAQIEINMERCRWIPTDLKGDFVIVNIPEFKAHVYSADTLSWDMQVIVGRTSTSTTIFNDEIKYIVFSPYWYVPGSIIRNEIFPAIVKSPEYLNRNHMELYDYSTRKTVDYNSIDISKYSAKTFPFGVRQKPGAFNSLGWAKFIFPNAYDIYLHDTPTRNLFAETQRNFSHGCIRISEPQKFAEFLLRNDSTWTKASIDSVMHGGKETKAILEKPVPVMIVYFTSWVDETGKLNFRKDIYNHDSDMLEKHTPIVSIK; translated from the coding sequence ATGCATTTTATCAAATCAAAAAATCTATTTCAATTTATATTGCTACTATCTGTTGCAGCAGCAATTTCTGCATGTAATACAAAAGGCAATAGTGTGAATGAACCCATAGGCTCTGTAAAAGATACAGTTGTTGTTCTTCCATTCGAACCATTAATTACAGATAGCACAGCAATTGCAAATTTTACAAAACAATTTCCTTTATTCAACTATCATAGCAAGGATGTCAATTCATTTTATGAAAATAGAAATTATGAGTTTGGATGGTTTGATTCAACAGGAATAACACAGACTGCAACTAAGTTTATTAATCTGTTAAATCATTTGGGTGATGAAGGAATCCATGACACTGTAATTTATATTACTGACTTAAATAATGCGGTTAATAATTTAATTACATCGGAAAATATTTATACTGGTAAAAATAAATTGACAGAGCAAATTGAATTGTTACTTACCTCAGAATTTTTTGTATATGCTCAAAAAGTATGGGGAGGAATCAGTGAAACCGAAAGCAGGGAATTGAACTGGTATGTGAAGCGAAAAACACTGAGTTCCACTTCCCTTTTAGATTCTATTTTAAATGGAAGTTCAACCGCTTTTACATCCTTTCAACCGCATTACAAACAATATGAATTACTAAAAACACAATTGAAATTTTATAAAGCATTAGAAGATTCAGTGAGCTGGGATTCTTTGTTTTTACCGATGGATAAAAAGTTCTTAGAACAAGGAGATTCTTATCCTGTGATTACTTTGATAAAAGATAGATTATATGTTTTGGGTGATTTAGAAACCAGAGATACTACTTCCTTTTTAGATTCAATTACAACTATTGCAGTGATAAAATATCAATCACGTTTCGGATTAACAGCCGATGGACATGCAGGACAAAAATTTTTTGAAACAATGAATACACCGCTCTCCTATCGCATTGCACAAATTGAAATTAATATGGAACGTTGTCGGTGGATTCCAACGGATTTAAAAGGAGATTTTGTAATTGTAAATATTCCGGAGTTCAAAGCACATGTTTATTCCGCAGATACACTAAGTTGGGATATGCAGGTAATTGTTGGTCGCACTAGTACATCTACAACAATTTTTAATGATGAAATAAAATATATCGTTTTTAGTCCTTATTGGTATGTCCCCGGCAGTATTATTCGCAATGAAATATTTCCTGCAATAGTAAAAAGTCCCGAATACTTAAATCGCAATCACATGGAATTATATGATTACTCCACTCGTAAAACTGTTGACTATAATTCAATTGATATAAGTAAGTATTCGGCAAAAACTTTTCCTTTTGGAGTGCGACAAAAACCGGGTGCTTTTAATTCGTTAGGTTGGGCAAAATTTATTTTCCCCAATGCGTATGATATTTATTTGCATGATACACCTACCAGAAATTTATTTGCAGAAACACAACGCAATTTCAGTCATGGATGTATCCGTATCAGTGAGCCGCAAAAGTTTGCAGAATTTTTATTGCGCAATGATTCCACTTGGACTAAAGCATCTATTGATTCAGTAATGCATGGCGGCAAAGAAACAAAAGCAATACTTGAAAAACCCGTACCTGTAATGATAGTTTATTTTACAAGTTGGGTAGATGAAACTGGCAAATTGAATTTCAGAAAAGATATTTACAACCATGATTCTGATATGCTGGAAAAACATACACCTATCGTTTCAATCAAATAA
- a CDS encoding FkbM family methyltransferase encodes MKQLIYKCIYSPSANYVLRNLNKWFSSLIPKVKLPPSGNFKITLDSGTPIILYTNQTSHVSQVIFWEGIYAYEYIRLFESIIKECKGFLDIGANTGIYSLIAASCNKEIQVIAFDPTDAAQYYLQKNIIANGFANRIHNYQLAVSDKKTILQFYKVRNPKYPYLKYNLGGASSLIHKPEHYETMEVECVQGDAFIAEHHPQLQIDFIKVDAEGAEPEIIQGLTSVIEKYKPIVVCEVRHNEITNALADFFRTRNYGFYLFTKNALLQVENFNAMPNDSTDCFFVHEEKKELMCKFINVKMN; translated from the coding sequence TTGAAACAGCTTATTTATAAATGTATTTATTCTCCTTCGGCAAATTATGTTTTACGGAATTTGAATAAGTGGTTTTCATCACTTATTCCGAAAGTAAAACTGCCGCCCTCGGGTAATTTTAAAATAACACTAGACAGTGGTACACCGATAATTTTATATACCAATCAAACCAGTCATGTAAGTCAAGTAATTTTTTGGGAAGGAATTTATGCCTATGAATATATTCGATTGTTTGAAAGCATTATTAAAGAATGCAAAGGCTTTTTAGATATCGGTGCCAATACAGGAATTTATTCTTTAATTGCTGCGAGTTGTAATAAAGAAATTCAGGTGATTGCATTTGATCCAACAGATGCTGCACAATATTATTTGCAAAAAAATATTATTGCCAATGGTTTTGCTAATCGTATTCATAATTATCAACTTGCTGTTTCCGATAAAAAAACTATACTTCAGTTTTATAAGGTGCGGAATCCAAAATATCCGTATTTAAAATATAATCTCGGTGGTGCAAGTAGTCTTATTCATAAGCCTGAACATTATGAAACTATGGAAGTGGAATGCGTGCAAGGTGATGCATTTATTGCTGAACATCATCCGCAATTACAAATTGATTTTATAAAAGTAGATGCCGAAGGTGCCGAGCCGGAAATTATTCAAGGATTAACTTCTGTAATTGAAAAATATAAACCGATAGTGGTTTGCGAAGTACGCCATAATGAAATAACAAATGCCCTTGCTGATTTTTTTAGAACAAGAAATTATGGATTTTATTTATTTACAAAAAATGCATTATTACAAGTAGAAAACTTTAATGCAATGCCGAATGATTCGACAGATTGTTTTTTCGTGCATGAAGAAAAGAAGGAATTGATGTGCAAATTTATTAATGTGAAAATGAATTGA
- the lpxK gene encoding tetraacyldisaccharide 4'-kinase produces MRILLLPFTWIYSIIIAIRNFFYDAGWLRSFRYDFPVICVGNLNTGGTGKTPHLIYIAGLLQNEWKGAVISRGYKRRTSGFVISTINSLVKDIGDEPKLIKQKMPQLEVAVCENRFIGISTLLQEVNGLEYILMDDGFQHRKVKAGYNIIITAYNDLFIDDKVLPAGNLREPATSLRRADTIIISKCPPEMPKREASELRTRLQLLPQHKLFFTTLQYQSLRPLFPAWQNKKLPATNKCLLISGIASDKHITAFLKQQYHFIERIPFADHHYYSEKDLQLIQQKTTDNKIVITTEKDAVRLMEQEALILKMDIHFYVLPVAVSFLFDAENEFAFELKDYIHREFATL; encoded by the coding sequence GTGCGTATCTTGTTACTACCATTCACCTGGATATATTCCATCATCATTGCCATTCGTAATTTTTTTTACGATGCAGGATGGTTGCGCAGTTTTCGTTATGATTTTCCGGTGATATGTGTAGGTAATTTAAATACAGGAGGCACCGGAAAAACACCACACTTAATTTATATAGCCGGGTTGTTGCAAAACGAATGGAAAGGGGCTGTAATTAGTAGAGGGTACAAACGGCGTACTTCAGGATTTGTTATTTCAACAATAAATTCTTTGGTGAAGGATATTGGTGATGAACCCAAATTGATAAAACAAAAAATGCCGCAATTAGAAGTAGCTGTTTGCGAAAATCGTTTCATCGGAATAAGTACCTTATTACAAGAGGTAAATGGATTAGAATATATATTGATGGATGATGGTTTTCAGCATCGGAAAGTAAAGGCCGGATATAATATTATTATCACTGCATACAATGATTTATTTATTGATGATAAAGTATTGCCCGCAGGAAATTTGCGTGAACCTGCCACTTCATTGCGCCGTGCCGATACAATTATTATTTCTAAATGTCCACCCGAAATGCCGAAAAGGGAAGCATCAGAATTGCGTACTCGTTTGCAATTATTGCCTCAACATAAATTATTTTTTACCACTCTTCAATATCAATCATTGCGACCTTTATTTCCGGCATGGCAAAATAAAAAATTACCCGCAACAAATAAATGTTTGCTTATATCCGGTATAGCAAGTGATAAACATATTACTGCATTTCTAAAACAGCAATATCATTTTATTGAACGCATTCCCTTTGCCGATCATCATTATTATTCTGAGAAGGATTTACAGTTGATTCAACAAAAAACTACAGATAACAAAATTGTAATTACCACAGAAAAAGATGCAGTTCGATTAATGGAGCAAGAGGCTTTGATACTTAAAATGGATATTCATTTTTATGTATTACCGGTAGCAGTTTCTTTCTTGTTTGATGCAGAAAATGAATTTGCATTTGAATTGAAAGATTATATCCACCGTGAATTTGCAACCCTTTAG
- a CDS encoding purine-nucleoside phosphorylase produces MIRQLSEAVGFIKQRTNFEPEYGIILGTGLGNLVSHIEVKHEINYSNIPHFQVSTVESHSGRLIFGMLENKKVVAMQGRFHFYEGYTMEEVVFPVRVLKQLGIKSIFISNAAGSLNGNINKGDLMIIRDHINLQPSNPLIGYNEYELGPRFPDLFRAYDIDLINKAEAIAKQHSISCHTGVYISVPGPMLETPAEYNYLHIIGGDAVGMSTVPEVLACVHMGLPVFALSVITDKGYPLEEIEPVTVEDVIAVAREAEPKMTTILRKLIGSL; encoded by the coding sequence TTGATTCGACAATTATCCGAAGCAGTTGGATTTATTAAACAACGAACAAACTTTGAACCTGAGTATGGAATTATTTTAGGTACCGGACTTGGAAACCTTGTATCTCATATTGAAGTGAAGCATGAAATAAATTATTCTAATATTCCGCATTTTCAAGTTTCAACGGTAGAAAGCCATTCAGGAAGACTAATCTTTGGAATGTTGGAAAATAAAAAAGTAGTTGCCATGCAAGGCAGATTTCATTTTTATGAAGGCTATACAATGGAAGAAGTGGTGTTTCCTGTCAGAGTTTTAAAACAGTTAGGAATTAAATCCATTTTTATTTCAAATGCTGCGGGTAGTTTAAATGGAAATATTAATAAAGGTGATTTAATGATTATAAGAGATCATATAAATCTGCAACCATCTAATCCTTTAATTGGATATAATGAATATGAATTAGGTCCACGATTTCCAGATTTATTTCGTGCTTATGATATCGACTTAATTAATAAAGCAGAAGCAATTGCAAAACAACATTCTATATCATGTCATACAGGTGTATATATCAGTGTACCGGGACCGATGTTAGAAACTCCTGCAGAATATAATTATTTGCATATTATAGGTGGTGATGCAGTGGGCATGAGTACGGTGCCTGAAGTACTTGCATGTGTGCATATGGGCTTACCTGTTTTTGCGCTTTCTGTAATTACTGATAAAGGTTATCCCTTAGAAGAAATTGAACCGGTAACTGTGGAAGATGTAATTGCAGTTGCAAGAGAAGCAGAGCCGAAGATGACTACTATTTTGCGAAAACTAATTGGATCACTCTAA
- a CDS encoding TonB-dependent receptor family protein, translating into MKTIILLTFLLGSTLLIKSQSTISGKVIDANGEAVAFANAVLYLAADSQMMKAEITDMDGIFKMSGISQGDYHLKISFVGYTTYESETFSLSDNSTKSFDNIQLITDENVLDAVEITTERALIEVQPDNTIFNVEGSVNATGNTALELLRKAPGVMVDNNDNIILLGKSGTQIYIDGKPSPLGGEDLAMLLRSMQSSEIEAIEIITNPSSKYEAEGDAGIINIRLKKDKRFGGNANINLGYNQGFYAKYNGTVNMNYRNKFVNLFGMYSVNTGTWRNYMDFDKYMDELNTFTNSINKHSGPYNSYKFGSDFFLNKFNTLGFIVDGSFNNTKNYSTSVVNIFDASTNDPVSNLDASSESNGNQVNLHTNVNYRFDNLDGNTWNIDGDYGNYDNTNNAYQPNTYYDPMADTIIEENIYTSQAPTLINLYTANVDHERKLGPGKLGAGIKFSYVTTDNTYDYYEVINDEEILDVNRSNNFVYEENINAAYLNYAFAVKKFNISLGLRAEQTNSIGTLTSLVETADDTVTRQYLDFFPSGGVSYSINQKNALRLNYSRRIQRPNYQDLNPFEFKMNELSYRKGNPFLQPQYTQSIQLTHTYNYSLSSTLRYSYTTDFFSSVSDTAADGAGYIQTLNIGTQQVFGLNVSYPFSITKWWSTYTNAGVFSLHNEGVISDDRPIDLKQTTFNLYHQSTFNVTDKFSLELSGWFNSPSVWGAVFQTEANWSIDAGAQYKVFKERGNIKVAYSDLFNTAPWQAKQDIEGLYMDVEGGWESQQVRISFSYLFGNDQVKSSRNRKTGIDDEKNRIEGGGGEGGGE; encoded by the coding sequence ATGAAGACAATAATTCTACTTACCTTTTTATTAGGCAGTACCCTGCTTATTAAATCCCAATCAACTATTTCCGGAAAAGTGATTGACGCAAATGGCGAAGCAGTAGCTTTTGCAAATGCAGTTTTATATCTCGCAGCAGATAGTCAGATGATGAAAGCCGAGATAACAGATATGGATGGCATATTTAAAATGTCAGGAATATCTCAAGGCGATTATCATTTGAAAATAAGTTTTGTTGGCTATACCACTTACGAATCTGAAACATTTTCATTAAGCGATAACTCTACAAAATCATTTGACAATATTCAATTAATAACTGATGAAAATGTCTTGGATGCTGTGGAGATTACAACTGAAAGGGCATTGATAGAAGTACAGCCCGATAACACTATATTTAATGTGGAAGGAAGTGTGAATGCAACCGGAAATACTGCATTGGAATTATTGCGCAAAGCTCCGGGAGTAATGGTTGATAATAACGATAATATTATTTTACTGGGAAAAAGTGGAACACAAATTTATATCGATGGAAAACCTTCGCCATTGGGCGGTGAAGATCTTGCTATGTTGTTGCGCAGTATGCAATCATCAGAAATCGAAGCGATAGAAATTATTACCAATCCATCTTCAAAATATGAAGCAGAAGGTGATGCGGGAATTATAAATATTCGTTTGAAAAAAGATAAACGATTTGGTGGTAACGCAAATATTAATCTGGGATATAATCAGGGCTTTTATGCAAAATATAATGGTACGGTAAATATGAATTACCGCAATAAGTTTGTGAACCTGTTTGGTATGTATAGTGTGAATACCGGCACATGGAGAAACTATATGGATTTTGATAAGTACATGGATGAATTAAATACGTTTACAAATAGTATTAACAAGCATTCAGGTCCTTACAACAGTTATAAGTTTGGTTCTGATTTTTTTCTGAATAAGTTTAATACACTTGGTTTTATTGTTGACGGTTCTTTTAATAATACAAAAAATTACAGTACCAGTGTGGTAAATATTTTTGATGCTTCTACAAATGATCCGGTTTCAAATTTAGATGCCAGTTCTGAAAGTAATGGAAATCAGGTAAACCTGCACACCAATGTAAATTATCGCTTTGATAATTTGGATGGCAATACATGGAACATTGATGGCGATTATGGTAATTATGATAACACTAATAATGCGTATCAACCCAATACTTATTATGATCCGATGGCTGATACTATTATTGAAGAAAATATTTATACATCACAAGCACCGACTCTCATAAATTTATATACTGCTAATGTAGATCATGAAAGAAAACTGGGTCCGGGAAAACTCGGTGCAGGAATTAAATTTTCGTATGTAACTACCGATAATACTTATGATTACTATGAGGTAATTAATGATGAAGAGATATTGGATGTTAACCGCTCAAATAATTTTGTATATGAAGAGAATATTAATGCCGCATATTTAAATTATGCATTTGCAGTGAAGAAATTTAATATTTCACTTGGATTGCGAGCAGAACAAACGAACAGCATAGGTACACTTACCAGCTTAGTGGAAACTGCTGATGATACCGTGACGAGACAGTATTTAGACTTCTTTCCTTCTGGAGGAGTTTCCTATTCTATCAATCAAAAAAATGCACTGCGTTTAAATTATAGCCGCAGAATTCAACGTCCGAATTATCAGGATTTAAATCCGTTTGAATTTAAAATGAATGAGCTGAGTTACAGAAAAGGTAATCCGTTTTTACAACCACAATACACACAGTCAATTCAATTAACGCATACTTATAATTATTCATTAAGCTCTACTTTGCGCTATAGTTATACAACAGATTTTTTCAGCAGTGTTTCCGATACTGCCGCCGATGGAGCAGGCTATATTCAAACATTAAATATTGGTACACAACAAGTGTTTGGATTAAATGTGAGTTATCCGTTTAGCATTACAAAATGGTGGAGCACTTACACAAATGCAGGAGTGTTTTCACTGCATAATGAAGGTGTTATTTCTGATGATCGTCCTATTGATCTCAAACAAACTACATTTAATTTATATCATCAATCCACTTTTAATGTAACTGATAAATTTTCACTTGAACTTTCCGGTTGGTTTAATTCACCTTCTGTTTGGGGTGCAGTATTTCAAACCGAAGCAAACTGGAGTATAGATGCCGGTGCACAATATAAAGTGTTTAAAGAAAGAGGAAATATTAAAGTGGCTTATAGCGATTTATTTAATACTGCACCTTGGCAGGCAAAACAAGATATTGAAGGATTATATATGGATGTGGAAGGAGGATGGGAAAGCCAACAAGTGCGTATTAGTTTTTCTTATTTATTTGGCAATGATCAGGTGAAAAGTTCCAGAAATCGCAAGACAGGAATTGATGATGAAAAGAACAGGATAGAAGGTGGTGGAGGAGAAGGCGGAGGAGAGTAA
- a CDS encoding CBS domain-containing protein: protein MPSKKLVNDIMTSHVITINESDDLHEATQIFRRNHIRHIPVVKDGHITGILSRTDLNRLSFGALMEEESEADESILNMLTIPQIMSRKPVTINPKATVKKVAEIFATEDFHALPVVENDVVVGIVTTTDVIKYLLEILDK from the coding sequence ATGCCAAGCAAAAAATTAGTAAATGATATCATGACAAGTCATGTAATTACTATAAATGAATCTGATGATTTACATGAAGCAACTCAAATTTTCAGAAGAAATCATATCCGACATATACCCGTTGTGAAGGACGGACATATAACAGGTATTCTCAGCCGAACAGATTTAAACAGATTATCTTTTGGCGCTCTGATGGAAGAAGAATCAGAAGCTGATGAAAGTATTTTAAACATGCTGACTATTCCGCAAATAATGAGTAGAAAACCGGTAACTATAAATCCGAAAGCAACTGTAAAAAAGGTGGCGGAAATATTTGCAACAGAAGATTTTCATGCCCTACCTGTGGTAGAAAATGATGTTGTTGTCGGTATTGTAACTACTACGGATGTGATAAAATATCTGTTGGAAATATTGGATAAGTAG
- the glgB gene encoding 1,4-alpha-glucan branching protein GlgB has translation MAIKVIHGISLFSDYDIHLFKEGKHFRLWEKLGAHVYEHEEESGVLFSVWAPNAESVWVMGDFNEWNTTEYKLEARWDASGIWEGFIPGIEVGALYKYVIKSTLRGELLEKTDPFATQVEVPPKTASIIHASNYKWKDETWETQRKDFDFSKPMSTYEVHLGSWKRNADGNSLSYKELAEQLVPYVKECGFTHVEFLPVMEHPFFGSWGYQVTNFFAPSSRFGTPEDFKFLIDAFHAAGIAVILDWVPSHFPGDDYALKEFDGSHLYEHEDERRGFHPDWKSYIFNYGRFEVLSFLISNALYWLEEFHADGLRVDAVASMLYLDYSRNEGEWLPNEFGGNENLEAIHFLKTLNNAIRNEKKGYITIAEESTAWPKVTDSTENGGLGFHYKWMMGWMHDTLRYFGREPIYRKYHQNELTFSMWYFRSEHYVLAISHDEVVYGKYGLLNKMNGDEWHKFSNLRLFYGYMFTHPGAKLLFMGQEFAQYNEWNHDKQLEWDSLQDEKYKSVQLLVTDLNSLYTNEEALHVLDFQEEGFLWTDIENHDDSLLCFMRSSEEEHIIVVCNFDQQTHLERKIKVPSDKNYRELLNTDDEKYGGSGLLNLDELIPAKIEIENEEEVVDENILFYEITIMVPPLSIILLKPVF, from the coding sequence ATGGCAATAAAAGTAATTCACGGTATTTCTTTGTTCAGCGATTATGATATACACTTGTTTAAAGAAGGAAAACATTTTCGTTTGTGGGAAAAGTTAGGTGCGCATGTTTATGAGCATGAAGAAGAAAGTGGTGTGTTATTTTCTGTGTGGGCACCCAATGCAGAAAGTGTTTGGGTGATGGGAGATTTTAATGAGTGGAATACAACAGAATATAAACTCGAGGCTCGTTGGGATGCATCCGGTATTTGGGAAGGGTTTATTCCGGGAATTGAAGTAGGGGCATTATATAAATATGTAATCAAATCTACTTTGCGTGGAGAGTTGCTGGAGAAAACAGATCCCTTTGCAACACAAGTGGAAGTGCCACCAAAAACTGCATCCATTATTCATGCATCAAATTATAAATGGAAAGATGAAACTTGGGAAACACAAAGAAAAGATTTTGATTTTTCTAAACCAATGTCAACTTACGAAGTACACTTAGGTTCATGGAAAAGAAATGCTGATGGAAATTCATTATCCTATAAAGAACTTGCTGAACAACTTGTTCCTTACGTGAAAGAATGTGGATTTACACATGTGGAATTTTTACCTGTTATGGAGCATCCGTTTTTTGGTTCATGGGGATATCAGGTAACGAATTTTTTTGCACCTTCTTCTCGCTTTGGAACACCGGAAGATTTTAAATTTTTAATTGATGCATTTCATGCAGCTGGTATCGCAGTTATTCTCGATTGGGTGCCTTCGCATTTTCCCGGTGATGATTATGCATTGAAAGAATTTGATGGATCGCATTTATATGAACATGAAGATGAACGCAGAGGATTTCATCCCGACTGGAAGAGTTATATTTTTAATTACGGCAGATTTGAAGTGCTTTCTTTTTTAATTAGCAATGCATTGTATTGGTTAGAAGAATTTCATGCTGATGGTTTGCGGGTAGATGCAGTTGCGAGTATGCTCTATTTAGATTATTCACGCAATGAAGGGGAGTGGTTGCCCAATGAATTTGGTGGTAATGAAAACTTAGAAGCGATTCATTTTTTAAAGACATTAAACAATGCAATCCGCAATGAGAAAAAAGGATATATCACCATTGCTGAAGAATCTACTGCATGGCCAAAAGTTACAGACAGCACAGAGAATGGCGGACTTGGATTTCACTATAAATGGATGATGGGTTGGATGCATGATACATTGCGCTATTTCGGCAGAGAACCTATCTATAGAAAGTATCATCAAAATGAATTGACTTTTAGTATGTGGTATTTTCGTTCAGAACATTATGTACTTGCAATTTCGCATGATGAAGTAGTGTATGGTAAATATGGATTGTTAAATAAAATGAATGGCGACGAGTGGCATAAGTTTTCTAACCTGCGATTATTTTATGGATATATGTTTACTCATCCCGGTGCTAAATTATTATTCATGGGACAGGAGTTTGCGCAGTATAATGAATGGAATCACGATAAACAGTTGGAGTGGGATTCATTGCAGGATGAAAAATATAAAAGCGTGCAATTATTAGTAACGGATTTAAATTCACTTTATACTAATGAGGAAGCATTGCATGTATTAGATTTTCAAGAAGAAGGATTTTTATGGACTGATATAGAAAATCATGATGACAGTTTGTTGTGTTTTATGCGCAGTTCAGAAGAAGAACATATTATAGTGGTTTGCAATTTCGATCAGCAAACACATTTGGAAAGAAAAATTAAAGTGCCATCGGATAAAAATTATAGAGAGTTACTGAATACCGATGATGAAAAATATGGAGGCTCGGGATTGCTGAATCTTGATGAATTAATTCCGGCAAAAATTGAAATTGAAAACGAAGAAGAAGTTGTTGATGAAAATATTCTTTTTTATGAAATAACAATTATGGTTCCACCGCTTTCAATAATTTTATTGAAACCAGTTTTTTAA